One Saimiri boliviensis isolate mSaiBol1 chromosome 7, mSaiBol1.pri, whole genome shotgun sequence genomic window, ataaaaaaagctgcTAAAGCACACACCGCTTTCCAGAGAGCTCTCCCATTGTCAGTATATAAGAGCACCCATCTCagcctgggtgtagtggcttatgcctataatcccagaactttgggaggctgaggcaggaaaattgcttaagtTTAGGAATtgaagacaagcctgagcaacatggcaaaaccttgtgcctattaaaaaaaacaaaaacaaacaaacaaacaaaaattcatctCACTACATCTTCGTCTTTATCTTTGCTGCAAAATTATTTCCTTATGTATTAGGTTTCCcttgttttaatttgtctttGAATTAAACCTTTTTCCCTGCCCTCATGTTCATcagccatttgtattttttcttttattagttttttattttatggccTTTGCTCAATTTTCTATTGGGAATTTAATGTTTTGCTTATCAATTTGTGTGTGCCTCACATATAAAAAGGTACGAACACATAAAAAAAGGTAGGATTTTTGTGGTaaaagctttattgaaatataatttacataccatacaattttcaaattttaagtgtacaatttactgttttttagtatattcgcAGATTTGTGCAATCATCctcacagtttaaaaaattttttctcttattattttttgagacagaggctcattctattgcccaggctggagtgcagtggtgctgtcttggctcactgcaacctctgcctcctgggctcaagtgattctcctgactcagcctcccaagcagatgggattacaagcacctctccccaacccccagcaccaacaacacctggctaatttgtttaattttagtagaaacaggattttaccatgttggccagggtggtcttgaattcctgacctcatgtgatctacctgcctcgacctcccaaaatgctgggattactggtgtgagccactgtgcctggctctgacaattttagaacattttcatcacctcaaacagaACCTCTGTACCTTTTGGCTGTCAAACCTCCTGCTTCCCCATCTTCTCCCTTATCCCTCAGCAAAGAATAGTCTGCCTTCTCTCTCTATGGATTTGACTATTCtggatatttaatataaatgaaataatataatctgtggtcttttgtgtttggctcCTTTCACTTAGATAATGATTTTAAGGTTAATCCATGTCGTAGCATATATTAGAGCTTCATTTGTCTttatggtcaaataatatttcattgcatagaTATATcatatttgtttatccattcattgttgatggacatttggattgtttccactttttggctatagAAAGAAAcctgcagccaggtgtggtggctcacacctgtaatcccagcactttgggaggcctagaaaggtggatcacctgaggtcaggagtttgagaccaggctgaccaacttggtgaaaccctgtctttactgaaaatgcaaaaattagccaggtgtggtggtgcatgcctgtaatcccagctacttgggaggctgaggcaagggaatcgcttgaacccgggaggagtttgcagtgagctgagactgcgccattgcactccagcctaagcaacaagagtgaaactctatctcgaaaaaaaaaatttttttaataaaaataaaagaagaaagctgcTATAAATGTAGAAGTTTCTGTaaggacatatattttcatttctcttgggcatacacctaggagtggaattgctggatcaaatggtaactTTTATGTTTAGCCATTTGAGgagctgccagactgttttccacagtggctgtatcattttttattcccACCAGCATTGTATGAAGGTTCTAATTTTTCCATATCCTTGACAACATTTGTTATGATGGATCTTTCTGATTCTAGCCATTCAGgtgggtgtgtagtggtatctcactgtggtttgatttgcatatcccttatgactaatgatgctgagcatcttggCATATGGTTTTtggccatctgtgtatcttttttAGAGAAAAGTCTATTAGGATCCTTTGAATAAatagtgttttatttctattttttaagtaagAGAGACTGGTGCTAGGTTTGAGCCTGccttccagctgtgtgacttcttggtttttctttctttcttttttttttttcattgttgcccaggctggagtgtaatgacataatcttggctcactgcaacctcctcctcactgattcaaatgattctcctgcctcggcctcttgagtacctggaattacaggcatgtgccaccatgcctggctaattttgtattttttttctagtagagatggggtttctccatgttggtcagactggtcttgaactcctgacctcaggtgatccacccacctcagcctcccaaagtgctgggattacagtaagccaccgcgcccagtcaaCGTCTTGGTTTCTTAAACTATGAGCttgttttcatgtcttttgaGTTGGGTAAATAACACTTATTTCATAAGGTCATTGTGTGGCTGAAATGAGAAAACATGCAGGTAGTATTTAGCAGAGTGCCTGATACACAGTAACTATGTAATAGATGAGAGCTATTTTCATGATTTGTAAAAGGTAGTAATACAATAAGAACTATGTTTTCTATGACCTGGCATTCATATGtaggatcaaaaaaaaaaacaacaacaaccaagtTTTCAGGAAGATTAATATGGCCATGTTAATAAACAGGGACACCAGTTTGGAAAAGACCCaagacctttattttttttaagcaaaaaaaataaaggaaatgagaaaagaaatgttcTCTGCTCTGCTTTTCTATCAGAGACAAGGGTTTCCTCCTGTCCTCAGCCTCAGCAGCTCGAGGAAGGAGAGTGATCTTGCTGCTTGTTCAAGCtgatcaaagattttttttttttttttagatggaatctcactctgtcacccaggctggagtgcaatgatgtggtctcagttcactgcaacctctgcctcccaggttcaagaaatcctcctgtctcagcctctggagtagctgggactacaggtacgtgccactacactcagctaatttttgtttttagtagagacgggatttcactatacgttggccaggctggtctcgatctcctgacctcgtgatccacccacctcagcttcccaaagtgctgggattacaggcatgagccaccccccTCAGCCAGattttttagtcatttttgtCTATTAACTTATCTAATATCTGAGAAAATAGTGATGAAtatgttttggattttttgaTTAACACATCATAATAATGTGAGcaattttaaatgtgttcattAACTGTGTTTCTATGGAGGAAGATGGCACATAAAGGCTTTGGTAATCTCAAGGTCATTTATATTatcaattaaaacaattttatataatacCTGCTCATGCATTCATTTAATACATACCTATGCAGCTCTTACTAcgtaccaggcactgttttaggctCTGAGAATACAAAAGTGAACACCAGGTCTTTGCACTAAAGGAGTTTATATTCCAAAAAGGTGAAACATTCAAagtccattcattcaacaaacattgagTACTGACTGAATGTTGGACACTATTTTAGATGCATGGGATGCACTGgtaaacaaaacaagcaaaattcCTTGTCCTCATAGGGCTTACATTTTAGTGGGAAGAGACAGACGACACATcgtaaacataataaataaggaaattatatAGTGTGTTAGAGGGTTACAGCTgggtgggggtagggagttgaAATTACAATTTTGAGATCAGTGATCAGGGCTAGCCCCATTAAGACAGAGAAGGAGGTAAGGGAGTGAGCTATGTGGATATACGAGGGAGAATGTACTAGGAAGacggaacagccagtgcaaagcccctgaggcaggagcattccTGGCAGAAATAAGGACAGTGAGGAGTACAATTAGCAAGGGAAAACGTAGGAGAAGATGAAGGTAGAGGGGGAGTGGAAAGGGAACAGATCAAAGATCCCACAGGGCCTTGACCAGTGAAGGGGCCACCATTCTCATCTGCAACAATTAAGTGCTGAATATATTTCTTGCTAAGCAGAGGACAGCAGTACTTGTAAGATAGAATGTCTCTGAACAAAGGAATTTGTGACTCTTATGTCGTGTTTTGGAAAGCATGGGGTTTGGAAGTTGGCGAACTCTTAGAAGCTGGACTGTTTAGAGATGAGTTGACCTTTAGCTGTGGAAGAAAGATTAGTGGAATGTGGCTGTTGCTGATTGGCTAATTTTCAGAAGCAAGTCACTGATCAAGAGATTATTATTGATTGATTAAAACAGATTCTGGTTGTTTCTTGTCACTATGACCAAAGAACAACcagtatctttttgtttttcaacttggAATGAAGGAATCTGTCACTATGGCTTGCAAGACCACTGGAAAgactgcgtttttttttttttttttttttttttttttgagacagagtctcgttctgtcaccaggcgccaggctgcagtgcagtggcgtgatctcggctcactgcaacctccgcctcccgggttcaagcaattctcctgcctcagcttcctgagtagctgggactacaggcgtgagccaccatgccctgctaatttttgtatttttagtagagatggggtttcaccatgttggccaggatagtctcaatctcttgaccttgtgatccacctgcctcagcttcccaaagtgctgggattaaaggcgtgagccaccaggcccagccaagtctttgtcttttactttgaGGGAAATAAGGAGTTAATCAGAGATTTTTGAGCACTGGAATGACAAGATTTGACTTATATTTTCAGAGGATCTGAAATCTTGGGTGTGTGTATCAGAGTGGAAGAGGGGAGACAAGTCACTGCAGTCACCCTCACAAGGgatgtattaggctgttcttgcatgtatattaaaattggaacgatacagaggaGATTAGCATgacccctgtgcaaggatgacatgcaaatttgtgaagcgttctatatgttttaaaaaaagaaacacctgagactaggtaatttatacaaAAAGACGTTTCattggctcactgttctgcaggctgtacaggaagcataagaCTGGCATCTGCtcctgggaaggcctcaggaagcttccaatcatggtggaaggcagagtgggagcaggcacttcacaGGGCGAAATCAGGAGCAAGAGGgaaagggggaggtgccacacacttttaaaccaccaaGATCCCGAGAGAACTCACTAGCTCAAGGACAGCATCCAGGGAATGGTGGACAACCATTTATGAGAAAGCTGCCCCCAAGAtacaatcatctcccaccaggcaccacctctaacactggggattacatttcaacatgagatttgggcaggacaTCTAAATCCTATCAGGAGATGTGACTTGAACCAAGGTGGTAGTAGTGTAGGCAATGagaagtgtttcctttttttttttttttttttgagacagagtcactcaggctggagtgcagtgacacaatcttggctcactgcagcctccacctcccaagttcaagcgattctcccactgaagtctcctgagtagctgggactactggtgtgcgccaccacacccagctaagttttgtattttctgtagagacagagtttcaccatgttggccagattgacctccaactcctgagttcaagcagtctgccctcctcagcctcccaaaatgctaggattacaggcgtgagccactgagcttggcctGTTTCCATTTTAGGTATACATATTTTTAgccaacaaataaataagataatccaGTTAGGCTAAGTGCATTGGAGTTAACATAATATTTACTCTTACACAGAATAATACAGCTAGATGACAGGATAGAGAGTAACTCAGTGGGGCTACTTAAGAAGAAGGGGTCAGGGAAGTCCCTCGTCGAAGAGGCAAGACCTCAGTGATGAAAAGGAGCCAGTGAGGATCTTAAGGCTGGTGTGCGTGTAAGGAGCAATGCACAGGCCAGTGGGTCTACAGCGTGGTGAGGTTGGGGCTGAAGAAGAGCCACAAGCCAGGTGGGAGAGGGAAGCTGAAGCCAGATCCTTCCAGGCCTCAGTGCATAGAGTGGATTGAGAAGAGTGGAGCCAGAGaagaacctggaaggtggaagtagAGATAACACCAGACACTGTCTGCATGGGAATTTTACCAGGTCTCATTGCAGTGATGAAGTAAAATCTAACTGAAGTTCATCAGGCCAGGGATTCTGTTTCATTGTTTGCTGAATTATGATGCCTAGATAAATAGCAATATAAACTAACTGGCAGCTGTGGTGTACAGACTGGAAATAAAGACTCAATTGCCTGTCTCTGATCTTTAATGCAAAGACTAGCTTAGCTGCAGTGTTTTTTCCAAGCCTAAATTATGATCCTGGCCTACCTCTTTCACCAAGCCATCAGAAAAATGGTTAACATTTATTGGGGGCTTCCTGAAATAGATACTGAAGGCACAGAGAATACAGGCTGTCAAGGCAGGAAGACCTAGGATTCAACTGTGGAGGGGATGTGGTCGGGTCCCATCTCTCCTAGAGTTCTGGCTCTCCAGGGTAAGGGGAGTGCTTCATTTACCTTTGTGGCCCTTGGGCTCCTAGCACAATGCCTGTAGAATGGTAGGAGCTGATATTACCTTATCATGGAATTTGAATTAAGCATGCAGTTCAGATCTACAGTACTGAAATGATAAACTATTAACTCAGTAAAGTAGTCATCGTCACATCTTTTGGTTGTGACGGCGCCACACCATCCAGAACTGGGAGAAGAATTAGTCATCCTTCTCCCAATTCTATtacttgtgtttttatatttcctGCCTTTGAACACATCATTTCACTCCTAAATCTCCATTTTATGGGTAATAatagagaaagggagaaattaaATTCAGGCCaattttgctctgtttttttttaataacagtttttgagacggagtttcactcttttttgcccaggctggagtgcaatggtgcgatcttggctcactgcaacgtctgcctcctgggttcaagtaattctcctgcctcagcctcctaagtagctgagattacaggcacgcaccaccatatctggcttattttgtatttttagtagagatcgggtttcaccatgttgaccaggctggtctcgaactcctgactccagtgatctgcctgcctcagactcccaaagtgttgggattacaggcgtgagccatgaccCCCAgcctataaatttttaaatgtttgatggaGACTGAAGAAATTCATGTTATATAAGATCttaggataactttttttttaaagggctttcTATGTATACATGATCCCAAACAACCCTGAGAAGCAAACATTTGGCCAAGATCACAAGCCAGTAAGAAGGGGAGCTGGAATTCAAGTCAGGTTGTCTGATACTACAGTGGCATTGCTACTTACTCCTCTTGTCACGATTTGGGGCTTTCATTTGTCCTTTCTTCCATACTTGCCCCAGAAATGTTTAAACACCCTGAGAAACAGTGGGAacgctataaaaaaaaaaaaaaaacaaaaaaaaccaaaccaaacaaaacaaaacaaacaaacaaacaaaaaaaacctctctgtatttttatatgatCAATGCTGGAGAGTTTAATGCGGCCCAGGCCACTCGGTTAGTGGAAGTAGACGGCATGCCACCCCCAGCTCCAGTTGCAGGGAGTGGTGTTGGATTACCCACCTCTGGGATGGTCACTGCTGAGCGAAGCTGGACCCGGGACTGCAGTCAGGGAAAGACAGCGAAGGAGCTTGGCTGCACAGAGGGAAGAACCGGCTGCGGATTCTTGCAGCCAAAATGTCATCTGGTTGGGAAAAGCCGCTTGTCAATTTGCAACTACTAGAGGGGCGGGGGCGGGTGGAAAATGCAGCATCTTAAGTTCAAGATCCACAGTGAAGGCTGGCTAGACTGGGCAGGAGTCTGCATCTTTAGatgaaatatgaaaacaaacacCCAAGCTCAGGGACCAAATGAGAGGGAGCGATGCGCATCTGGCGACCGTAACAGGGAcccaaggaaagaaaacaggaggCGCTGAAGGCGCTCCAGGGGGTCCCCGCCGTTCAGACCCTCCCGGTGGCCCGGGCGCGTCGTCCTAGGGGGCGGCTTCTGTCCTTGGTTTCTCCTTCTTAAAAATCCAGGTGCAGGCAAGCTGAGCTCGGGCGGCAGAGACAACTCCGCGTGGGGAGGAAAGCGGTGACAAAGAGAAGGAGGCCCGACAGATCCCGCTTCGCACAGGCCCGGGTCAGCATCGGGAAGAAGGCCCGCCTAGACCCGAACGGCGCGCCAGGGCCGGGCCCTAAAAGCCCCAGCGCCACGAGGAGCGGGAGAGCGGGGTAGGCAGCGGCGCGCCTGCCTTGCGGgcgcgcggggcggggccgggggcgtagcggggcggggccgggggcgtaACGGGGCGGGGCTGCGGCGGGCGGGCGCGCGGGCGGCGCGGAGGGAGGGTGTCGCGCCGAGGGAAGCGGCCCGCGGCGGAGGGAGGGGAGGCCGAGTCCTGGAAGCGGAGCTCCGCGCTGGGACTGGTTCCTTCGCAGCCATTTTCTGTCCAACCAAACAGCCGATTGGAGACGGGAGCCAACCAGGGCTGCATTGGAGGTTTGTGTCTCGCTTCGGCCAATGATCGCTCCTAAACCGACTCCACTTTAGCTCGAATGAAATGTCCGTCTCCTCCCGGCGCCGTCCCTGCCGCCAACGCCGCCGCGGCCGGGGGCACTCGCCTCCCGCCCTCCCGcccgggccggggccggggccggggccggggcccgCGCCTGCAAGGCCGTTCTCGCAGCGGGCCGGGGAGCGGGCGCGGGGCCGCGGCGCGGCTCTGCTCTTTGTGCGCCGGGCTGAGGAGCGGCGGGACGCGGGCCAGGCCGCCTCTCGCTCGCCGCCGTTGAGCTCCGGGCCTGGGGCCGAGAAGGGGCCGCGGGGCTGCGTCGGGGCCCCGCTCTCGGCGGCGTCCCGGGCCGGCTCCATTTTGTGCGAGCCCCGTAGCCCAGTAGCCCCGGCCGCCGCGCGGGTCCCCGGGGGCGCCCCCCTCCCTCCCGCGGGGCTGTGGCGGGGCCCCGCGCTTTGTCTGCCCGCATGCCCCGGGGGCCGCGCGGCGGGCGGGAGGCAGGCTTTGGGCGCGGCGGGGCCGGGGTGGCCGGGCGAGTCGGGGGATGCGCGCCGGGGGCGGCCTCCCCGCACTCACTGGGCTGACAGCTCACCGGACCGGGCAGTGGGGCCGGGGCCACCCGGGCACCTGCGTGGGGAGGAAGGCATGGCTTTGGCTTCCCCGCAGTCTGGTTTGCGCGTAAAGAATGCAGCCATCTGGCGGCTTGCGGTCCCTGGACTTGCCCCGAAGGTGGGAAGGAAGCCTTTCGGATTGGACTAAGGTTTTAATCGGTGTTGGGAGGCGGGAGGATATGCAAGGCCTTAAGGAACGGTAGTTTTAGAGAACAAAGAATTACAGAGCACCCACAAATCATAATCTCGCCCAAAGTACTCTAACAGGGTAATTTAAACAAGGTTAGGTAGCCTgcgacctttaaa contains:
- the NFYB gene encoding nuclear transcription factor Y subunit beta isoform X1 produces the protein MSVSSRRRPCRQRRRGRGHSPPALPPGPGPGPGPGPAPARPFSQRAGERARGRGAALLFVRRAEERRDAGQAASRSPPLSSGPGAEKGPRGCVGAPLSAASRAGSILCEPRSPVAPAAARVPGGAPLPPAGLWRGPALCLPACPGGRAAGGRQALGAAGPGWPGESGDARRGRPPRTHWADSSPDRAVGPGPPGHLRGEEGMALASPQSGLRVKNAAIWRLAVPGLAPKVEIAKIRHLFRQVFFNTTDNTVVIVFHDNGR
- the NFYB gene encoding nuclear transcription factor Y subunit beta isoform X2, with product MSVSSRRRPCRQRRRGRGHSPPALPPGPGPGPGPGPAPARPFSQRAGERARGRGAALLFVRRAEERRDAGQAASRSPPLSSGPGAEKGPRGCVGAPLSAASRAGSILCEPRSPVAPAAARVPGGAPLPPAGLWRGPALCLPACPGGRAAGGRQALGAAGPGWPGESGDARRGRPPRTHWADSSPDRAVGPGPPGHLRGEEGMALASPQSGLRVKNAAIWRLAVPGLAPKVGRKPFGLD